One segment of Streptomyces sp. YIM 121038 DNA contains the following:
- a CDS encoding aminodeoxychorismate lyase, translated as MKIWLNGGLHDLETARVSVLDHGLTVGDGIFETVKAVAGRPFALTRHLDRLARSARGLGLPEPDLDEVRRACAAVLDANPMALGRLRITYTGGLSPLGSDRGDHGPTLVVALGETGRRPDATAVITVPWTRNERGALTGLKTTSYAENVLALARATEQGASEALFANTVGRLCEGTGSNVFVVLDGEIHTPPVASGCLAGITRALAVEWTGAHETDLPFDVLDRAEEVFLTSTLRDVQAVHRVDGRDLPGAPGPVTAKAMRVFDERAADDLDP; from the coding sequence GTGAAGATATGGCTCAACGGCGGCCTGCACGACCTCGAAACCGCGCGCGTCTCCGTCCTCGACCACGGCCTGACCGTCGGCGACGGCATCTTCGAGACGGTGAAGGCGGTCGCCGGACGGCCCTTCGCGCTCACCCGCCACCTCGACCGGCTCGCCCGCTCGGCGCGCGGCCTCGGCCTGCCCGAGCCGGACCTGGACGAGGTCCGCCGGGCCTGCGCCGCCGTCCTGGACGCCAACCCCATGGCCCTCGGCCGCCTGCGCATCACCTACACCGGCGGCCTCTCCCCGCTCGGCTCCGACCGCGGCGACCACGGCCCGACCCTCGTCGTCGCCCTCGGCGAGACCGGGCGCAGGCCCGATGCCACCGCCGTGATCACGGTCCCGTGGACCCGCAACGAACGCGGCGCCCTGACCGGCCTGAAGACCACCTCGTACGCGGAGAACGTGCTCGCGCTCGCCCGCGCCACCGAACAGGGCGCGAGCGAGGCACTGTTCGCGAACACCGTGGGGCGGCTGTGCGAGGGCACGGGGTCCAACGTCTTCGTCGTCCTCGACGGCGAGATCCACACCCCGCCGGTGGCCTCCGGCTGCCTCGCGGGCATCACGCGCGCGCTGGCCGTCGAATGGACCGGCGCGCACGAGACCGACCTGCCCTTCGACGTCCTCGACCGGGCCGAGGAGGTCTTCCTCACCTCCACGCTGCGTGACGTGCAGGCCGTCCACCGCGTCGACGGCCGTGACCTGCCCGGCGCCCCCGGCCCGGTGACCGCCAAGGCCATGCGGGTCTTCGACGAG
- a CDS encoding chorismate-binding protein → MHDLSPLARFGGLVATDLRDVTSDPSALDSSGFWVVCADFEGRLVCARFGRVRKEPVPAPVPGAWHGPAAGDWTSSLDRAAYTDGVRRIRAHIAAGDVYQANLCRVLSAPVPHDADIDALTALLARGNPAPYAGTIRLPAHGVEVATASPELFLRRTGGAVASGPIKGTGRTEADLLDKDYAENVMIVDLVRNDLGRVCATGTVTVPELCVVEKHPGLVHLVSTVHGELRPGAGWPELLDAAFPPGSVTGAPKSSALRIIEALETAPRGPYCGGVGWVDADRGTGELAVGIRTFWIDRADGVLRFGTGAGITWGSDPEGEWRETELKAERLLAVASGTYEPTGGTPS, encoded by the coding sequence GTGCACGACCTGTCTCCCCTGGCCCGCTTCGGCGGCCTTGTCGCGACCGATCTACGCGACGTGACCAGCGACCCTTCCGCCCTGGACAGCAGCGGCTTCTGGGTCGTCTGCGCGGACTTCGAGGGCCGCCTGGTGTGCGCCCGCTTCGGGCGGGTGCGCAAGGAGCCGGTGCCCGCCCCGGTGCCCGGCGCCTGGCACGGCCCGGCCGCCGGTGACTGGACGTCCTCCCTCGACCGCGCCGCGTATACGGACGGCGTACGCCGGATCCGCGCGCACATCGCGGCCGGGGACGTCTACCAGGCGAACCTCTGCCGGGTCCTGTCCGCGCCCGTCCCGCACGACGCCGACATCGACGCGCTGACCGCCCTCCTCGCGCGCGGGAACCCCGCTCCGTACGCCGGAACGATTCGTCTGCCCGCGCACGGCGTGGAGGTCGCCACCGCCTCGCCCGAGCTGTTCCTGCGGCGCACGGGCGGCGCCGTCGCGTCGGGTCCGATCAAGGGCACCGGGCGGACCGAGGCGGACCTCCTGGACAAGGACTACGCCGAGAACGTGATGATCGTGGACCTCGTCCGCAACGACCTCGGACGGGTCTGCGCCACCGGCACCGTGACCGTGCCCGAGCTGTGCGTCGTCGAGAAGCACCCGGGCCTGGTCCACCTCGTCTCCACCGTCCACGGCGAGCTGCGCCCCGGGGCGGGCTGGCCGGAGCTCCTGGACGCGGCCTTCCCGCCCGGCTCCGTCACCGGCGCCCCCAAGTCCAGCGCCCTGCGGATCATCGAGGCACTGGAGACGGCGCCCCGCGGCCCCTACTGCGGCGGCGTCGGCTGGGTGGACGCCGATCGAGGCACGGGCGAGCTGGCCGTCGGCATCCGCACGTTCTGGATCGACCGCGCCGACGGCGTCCTGCGGTTCGGCACGGGCGCCGGCATCACCTGGGGCTCCGACCCCGAGGGGGAGTGGCGCGAGACCGAGCTGAAGGCCGAGCGGCTGCTGGCGGTAGCGTCGGGAACGTACGAACCAACGGGAGGGACCCCTTCGTGA